Proteins found in one Magnolia sinica isolate HGM2019 chromosome 5, MsV1, whole genome shotgun sequence genomic segment:
- the LOC131245288 gene encoding MLO-like protein 12 codes for MDPRSLKDTPTWAVSIVCSLLILLSFFIEGVFHLLTKFLKRQKRKPLNGALQKIKTELMKMGFISLLLTVGEVPISRICVSKGVGNSFLPCDDHDSSAIPVVSSTTQISGLNTTISSDISDSCEAKGMVSLVSREGIMQLHIFIFVLAVFHVLYCVITMCLGAFKMKRWKTWEEETTTLEYQIRHDPRRFRLTRQTSFGQRHLKYWSNHPALLWPVCFLRQFRGSVTKADYFTLRNGFIAAHFAEGSNFEFQKFLTRTYDKDFEVVVGISFWIWIFSIFFIFFSAHVFYNHFWLPFIPLVMSLIVGTKLQVIITKMCLKSRNESVVVRGTMLVKPNDNLFWFGRPQFLLHLLHFILFQNSFQLAMFTWAWVGISSQ; via the exons ATGGATCCACGTTCTCTCAAGGATACACCTACATGGGCTGTTTCCATCGTCTGTTCCCTCCtcattctcctttctttcttcattGAAGGTGTATTCCACCTTCTGACCAAG TTTCTCAAAAGGCAGAAGAGGAAGCCTCTAAATGGAGCCCTGCAGAAGATCAAAACCG aaCTGATGAAAATGGGCTTCATATCATTACTTCTAACGGTTGGAGAAGTGCCCATATCTAGAATTTGTGTAAGCAAAGGCGTGGGGAACTCTTTCCTACCGTGCGATGATCACGATTCGTCTGCAATACCTGTTGTCTCCTCGACCACTCAGATCTCGGGGTTAAACACTACCATTTCTAGTGATATCTCTGACTCTTGTGAAGCAAAG GGGATGGTTTCTCTTGTATCAAGGGAAGGAATCATGCAACTTCACATCTTCATCTTTGTGCTGGCAGTATTTCATGTTCTCTACTGTGTCATAACCATGTGTCTTGGCGCTTTCAAG ATGAAGAGATggaaaacatgggaagaagagaCAACGACACTGGAATATCAAATCAGACATG ACCCAAGGAGGTTCAGGCTCACCCGACAGACTTCATTTGGACAACGCCATCTCAAGTACTGGAGCAACCACCCTGCCTTGCTTTGGCCT GTTTGTTTCCTTCGACAATTTCGTGGGTCTGTCACCAAGGCTGATTATTTCACTCTTCGCAATGGATTCATTGCA GCCCATTTCGCTGAGGGCAGCAACTTTGAATTCCAAAAGTTCCTCACCAGAACTTATGACAAAGATTTTGAAGTGGTGGTAGGAATAAG CTTTTGGATCTGGATCTTCTCCATATTCTTCATATTTTTCAGTGCACATG TATTTTATAACCATTTCTGGCTGCCTTTTATTCCTTTAGTG ATGTCTTTGATTGTGGGGACAAAACTACAAGTCATCATAACTAAGATGTGCTTGAAGAGCCGTAACGAGTCAGTTGTTGTTCGAGGGACAATGCTTGTGAAGCCCAATGACAACCTCTTCTGGTTTGGTCGGCCACAATTCCTCCTCCATCTCCTCCATTTCATCCTCTTCCAG AACTCTTTTCAGCTGGCAATGTTCACATGGGCATGGGTAGGTATCTCTAGTCAATGA